One Pseudomonas sp. MH9.2 DNA segment encodes these proteins:
- a CDS encoding thioredoxin family protein, which produces MKDIKVLGTGCAKCKSTVAIIEQVASAKGVPVKLEKIEDMQQIVSYGVMSTPSVVIDGKVVHSGGIPTRDKVEQWLSA; this is translated from the coding sequence ATGAAAGACATCAAGGTTCTGGGCACCGGTTGTGCAAAATGCAAATCGACAGTAGCTATCATCGAACAGGTGGCGAGTGCGAAAGGCGTCCCCGTAAAGCTGGAAAAAATCGAAGACATGCAACAGATCGTCAGCTACGGGGTAATGTCCACGCCCAGCGTCGTGATTGATGGAAAGGTGGTTCACTCAGGGGGCATCCCGACCCGTGACAAAGTCGAACAGTGGCTCAGCGCTTAG
- a CDS encoding permease has protein sequence MNEMIVRWPERNPRMFLAVAALVWFGLYEALIPVSEALVAALPVDRNSHLGGALQFFFYDTPKVLMLLTGIVFLMGMLNSHFTPERTRAMLAGRSEGMANVMAASLGVFTPFCSCSAVPLFIGFVQAGVPLGVTFSFLISAPMVNEVALTLLLGLFGWKVALLYLSLGLFIAIVAGWVIGRLKMEAYLEDWVRNMPKIQATVGDTSMPLHERTNSGLSSVREIVGKVWPYILAGIAIGAGIHGYVPEDFMASFMGKDAWWSVPLAVLIGIPMYTNAAGIIPIVQALLAKGAALGTVLAFMMSVIALSLPEMVILRKVLKVRLIATFIGVVAAGILIVGYVFNFAL, from the coding sequence ATGAACGAAATGATCGTGCGCTGGCCTGAGCGGAATCCCCGCATGTTTTTAGCGGTAGCAGCGCTTGTCTGGTTCGGATTGTATGAAGCCCTGATTCCTGTTTCAGAGGCTTTGGTCGCAGCGCTTCCTGTTGATCGTAATAGCCACCTTGGAGGCGCCTTACAGTTTTTTTTCTACGACACGCCCAAAGTGCTGATGCTGTTGACCGGCATCGTGTTCTTGATGGGCATGCTCAACTCCCACTTCACACCTGAGCGCACCCGCGCAATGTTGGCAGGGCGAAGCGAAGGGATGGCCAATGTCATGGCGGCCTCTCTCGGTGTGTTTACCCCATTTTGCTCCTGCTCAGCCGTTCCTCTATTTATAGGTTTTGTTCAAGCCGGGGTGCCACTAGGGGTGACTTTCTCTTTTCTCATTTCTGCGCCCATGGTGAATGAGGTAGCGCTGACACTGCTGCTTGGCCTATTCGGCTGGAAAGTTGCGTTGCTGTACCTCAGTTTGGGTTTGTTTATTGCGATTGTTGCTGGTTGGGTCATTGGGCGCCTGAAAATGGAGGCCTATCTGGAAGACTGGGTTCGTAATATGCCCAAGATCCAGGCAACTGTTGGGGACACGAGTATGCCGCTGCATGAGCGAACAAATTCCGGGCTTAGTAGCGTGCGTGAAATCGTTGGGAAAGTATGGCCTTACATCCTTGCCGGTATCGCTATTGGCGCAGGCATTCACGGGTATGTGCCAGAGGATTTCATGGCCAGTTTTATGGGCAAAGACGCCTGGTGGTCGGTTCCGCTCGCGGTTCTTATCGGCATCCCCATGTATACCAATGCGGCAGGCATCATTCCTATTGTGCAGGCACTGCTCGCAAAGGGGGCGGCGCTGGGCACCGTACTGGCCTTCATGATGAGTGTCATCGCTCTATCCCTTCCGGAGATGGTGATCTTGCGCAAGGTGCTGAAAGTTCGCCTGATAGCCACCTTCATTGGAGTCGTAGCCGCCGGCATTCTCATCGTTGGTTACGTCTTCAACTTCGCGTTGTAA
- a CDS encoding ArsO family NAD(P)H-dependent flavin-containing monooxygenase yields MTHSLSGQLDVVIIGGGQSALAVAYFLRRAQLSFVILDAEEEPGGAWRHGWNSLRLFSPSTWSSIPGWMMPPAQEGYPTRNHVVDYLNQYEQRYQFPVERPVRVVSVERIESDLRVRSDDRYWDAKVVISATGTWSNPYIPHYPNAEQFAGRQLHSANYVEAQAFAGKKVLVVGGGNSGAQILAEVSKVAETTWVTPTEPVFLPDEVDGRVLFERATQRLKAQQEGRVIDQPVGGLGDIVMVPPVVEAREREVLKSVRPFEHFTRDGVIWADGSESAVDAVIWCTGFRPALQHLDTLGVINTEGRVEVEGSHSIQEPRLWLVGYGEWTGSASATLIGVTRTARSTVNEIAAFLAEQSVA; encoded by the coding sequence ATGACTCATTCACTGAGTGGCCAGCTAGACGTAGTCATTATCGGCGGGGGGCAGTCAGCCTTGGCAGTAGCGTATTTCCTACGCCGAGCTCAACTTTCATTCGTCATCCTCGATGCGGAGGAAGAGCCCGGTGGTGCCTGGCGGCATGGCTGGAACTCGCTGCGTTTATTCTCCCCGTCCACTTGGAGTTCGATCCCCGGCTGGATGATGCCGCCCGCGCAAGAGGGTTACCCCACACGAAATCATGTGGTCGATTACCTCAACCAATATGAGCAGCGCTACCAATTTCCGGTTGAGCGCCCGGTTCGGGTCGTTTCTGTGGAACGTATAGAGTCTGACTTACGAGTACGTTCTGACGACAGGTATTGGGATGCCAAGGTTGTAATTAGCGCTACCGGCACCTGGAGCAATCCCTACATCCCTCATTACCCGAATGCCGAGCAATTCGCCGGGCGGCAATTGCACTCCGCGAACTATGTCGAAGCACAAGCGTTTGCTGGCAAGAAGGTTTTGGTGGTGGGTGGTGGTAATTCAGGAGCGCAGATTTTGGCAGAAGTATCCAAGGTCGCCGAGACCACTTGGGTAACCCCTACTGAGCCGGTCTTTTTGCCTGACGAAGTGGATGGACGGGTACTATTTGAGCGCGCCACTCAGCGCTTGAAAGCTCAGCAGGAGGGGCGTGTCATTGACCAGCCCGTCGGCGGGTTGGGAGACATTGTCATGGTGCCGCCAGTTGTAGAAGCCCGTGAGCGTGAAGTTCTCAAGTCTGTACGCCCTTTTGAACATTTCACTCGCGATGGCGTGATTTGGGCCGATGGTTCCGAATCTGCAGTGGACGCGGTAATTTGGTGTACCGGATTCAGGCCAGCACTTCAGCATCTGGATACGCTGGGGGTGATCAACACCGAAGGCCGCGTTGAGGTCGAAGGCTCTCACTCGATCCAAGAGCCTAGACTATGGCTGGTCGGCTATGGCGAGTGGACAGGTTCGGCTTCTGCCACCTTGATCGGTGTAACACGCACAGCACGCAGCACAGTCAATGAGATCGCAGCCTTTCTCGCCGAGCAGTCCGTTGCCTAG
- a CDS encoding Crp/Fnr family transcriptional regulator: MVHFRVIHNLGISASGESNNNAQSNSDYAHDFFPKLTLHQSYDVTTFHGYGPNHMKNVNDALDWPALIAAQPSAALIPETLRVSARQVDTDTREILFLIGDPIRHVYLVISGEARLVRLGRNGLEVVLQHSRGGFIAEASIDSRAYHCDAIATESTTLLLFPVVAFRAALDDVPAFRRAWQSELSKEIQKLRAQCERLCLHSATDRITHYIESEGSDGAVTLSQSRKSWAKDLGLTHEALYRALRRMQNDGCLKVEGNHLTIKP; this comes from the coding sequence ATGGTTCATTTCAGAGTGATCCATAATTTGGGCATCAGCGCTTCCGGCGAAAGCAACAATAACGCCCAAAGTAATAGCGATTATGCGCATGATTTTTTTCCGAAATTGACGTTACATCAATCTTATGATGTGACGACCTTCCATGGGTATGGTCCTAATCATATGAAGAATGTAAATGATGCATTGGACTGGCCGGCTTTGATCGCCGCCCAACCATCAGCGGCCCTCATCCCAGAGACACTGCGTGTGTCGGCCAGGCAGGTGGATACCGATACTCGCGAGATACTCTTTCTGATTGGAGATCCGATTCGTCATGTTTATCTTGTGATCTCGGGCGAAGCGCGCCTGGTTCGGCTAGGCCGTAATGGCCTCGAAGTGGTCTTGCAACACTCACGTGGAGGCTTCATTGCGGAAGCCAGTATCGACAGCCGCGCCTACCACTGTGACGCTATAGCTACCGAATCCACTACTTTGCTGTTGTTTCCGGTCGTAGCGTTTCGCGCGGCCTTGGATGATGTGCCTGCATTTCGCAGAGCCTGGCAATCAGAACTATCCAAGGAAATCCAAAAGCTACGCGCTCAATGCGAAAGGCTGTGCCTGCATAGCGCAACTGACCGTATCACCCATTACATTGAATCCGAAGGCAGCGATGGCGCCGTTACGCTCAGTCAGTCGCGCAAGTCTTGGGCAAAAGATCTGGGCTTGACTCACGAAGCTCTATACAGGGCTTTGAGGCGCATGCAGAACGATGGGTGTCTTAAAGTCGAAGGCAATCATTTGACTATCAAACCCTGA
- a CDS encoding aspartate carbamoyltransferase, giving the protein MNHAAHMTAMADAQRKSEVSQRGEEVMPFSLAATTHIFTKNAEGGVQQVVAKKSTDADQVKLIRQHLQEIRKQFLDGDFSGPSRIHGDDMPGLADLKNAKPGQISIVYQDVESGAELIYKTSDASLVSALHKWFDAQLSDHGKDAMEGHSK; this is encoded by the coding sequence ATGAACCATGCCGCTCATATGACGGCGATGGCCGACGCGCAGCGTAAATCAGAAGTATCCCAACGCGGCGAAGAGGTAATGCCATTTAGCCTAGCAGCAACGACCCACATCTTTACAAAAAACGCCGAAGGTGGGGTGCAGCAAGTTGTGGCCAAGAAGTCCACTGACGCCGACCAAGTGAAGTTAATTCGCCAGCACCTGCAAGAGATCCGCAAGCAGTTTCTGGATGGCGACTTCTCAGGCCCTTCCCGAATCCATGGTGACGACATGCCAGGCCTCGCCGATCTAAAAAACGCCAAACCAGGACAAATCTCCATCGTTTACCAGGATGTTGAAAGCGGCGCAGAGCTGATCTACAAAACGTCGGATGCCAGCTTGGTGTCGGCATTGCACAAGTGGTTTGACGCCCAACTCTCCGACCATGGTAAGGATGCTATGGAAGGACATTCCAAGTAG
- a CDS encoding isoprenylcysteine carboxylmethyltransferase family protein produces the protein MSTLENKIPPPIVAVLFGVLMWGGSAYLPSIDVAHSMRVMLALLVFCTGGFFDLSGAVSFRRAKTTVNPLKPETASALVSTGIYRYSRNPMYVGFAMFLTAWAFYLASPLLLLGVLGFILYMNRFQITPEERALTALFGADFLAYQAKVRRWL, from the coding sequence ATGAGTACATTGGAAAACAAGATTCCTCCGCCCATTGTTGCAGTCCTGTTTGGGGTGCTGATGTGGGGTGGTTCAGCCTATCTTCCAAGCATCGACGTGGCACATTCGATGCGAGTGATGTTGGCTTTGCTCGTGTTCTGTACGGGAGGCTTCTTTGATCTTTCAGGAGCGGTGTCTTTTCGGCGAGCGAAGACAACTGTCAATCCGTTGAAGCCTGAAACAGCATCAGCGCTCGTAAGCACAGGGATCTATCGATATTCACGCAACCCGATGTACGTCGGCTTTGCTATGTTTCTCACTGCCTGGGCCTTTTATCTTGCATCGCCGCTTTTGTTGCTCGGGGTACTGGGATTTATCTTGTACATGAACCGGTTCCAGATCACCCCCGAGGAGCGTGCGTTGACCGCCTTGTTTGGAGCTGACTTCTTGGCCTATCAAGCGAAGGTTCGCCGCTGGCTATGA
- a CDS encoding CGNR zinc finger domain-containing protein, with product MFPHKWPKSAFVAGNAVLDFLNTVDAHGRSVDQDRLTSYASALAWGEAADLIDSAEFKRIADTASSAPADSEQALNDLVQWREAVYRVFEAIVRNEAPPADDWKTVETSIKKAISSALLSRDKVGATSWKTSPAITDLTTIPQRLALGLHELLASDLVAKIKQCEGCTWLFIDTSKNHRRRWCSMATCGNRAKAQRHYQVKATAE from the coding sequence ATGTTTCCACACAAATGGCCAAAATCAGCGTTCGTCGCGGGTAACGCGGTACTCGACTTCCTCAACACCGTTGACGCCCATGGACGTTCAGTTGACCAGGATCGACTGACAAGCTACGCCTCTGCTCTAGCTTGGGGTGAGGCAGCTGATTTGATCGATTCTGCAGAGTTCAAGAGGATCGCCGACACTGCCTCAAGCGCTCCAGCGGACTCGGAACAAGCGCTGAATGATTTGGTGCAGTGGCGTGAGGCGGTCTACCGAGTCTTCGAGGCTATTGTCAGAAACGAAGCGCCACCTGCCGATGATTGGAAAACCGTCGAGACTTCGATTAAGAAAGCAATTTCTAGCGCCCTTCTATCCCGAGATAAAGTCGGTGCTACATCCTGGAAAACATCTCCAGCCATAACCGATTTGACAACCATCCCACAGAGACTCGCCCTGGGGCTGCATGAGCTGCTTGCCAGCGATTTGGTTGCAAAAATCAAGCAGTGTGAGGGGTGTACTTGGCTGTTTATCGATACGTCCAAGAATCACCGGAGACGGTGGTGCTCCATGGCTACGTGCGGGAACAGAGCAAAAGCGCAGCGGCATTACCAGGTGAAAGCGACAGCCGAGTGA
- a CDS encoding plasma-membrane proton-efflux P-type ATPase: MNPDAGLTHSEVDSQRKEHGYNEVAERRGHPALRFLRKFWGISAWMLELIMILSAVLGNYTDLAVVGALLVVNAVLSFTQEQRAAGVVKTLQKRLQVNTRVLRDSKWQVIPARELVPGDIIRVRPGDIIPADLKLLSGAMSLDQSALTGESKESDKAPGEVLSSGSIVRRGEGNGVVILTGAQTYFGRTTELVQQARPKLHIEAVVTKIVRWLFVIVGVLLGVVLALSLIRGVPLLEMIPLLLVLLMSAVPVALPVMFTVSMAFGSKELAQRGVLVTRLSATEDAATMDVLCVDKTGTITMNQLAVTGVIPLKHATEADVLVSGALASQESNQDPIDLAFLAAAKAHHVFDGLVAGTPVSFSPFDAKTRRTEAIVEQNGQRVRVMKGAVRTISEACGLQPLEIETLDARVSVSAAKGFRTLAVARGAEDGVPVLLGLVELYDPPRPDARQLIATLHELGVQVKMLTGDALPVALEIGKGVGLTQIRRVADLKAASAQTGAVVDLFAGADGFAEVFPEDKYIVVKHLQAAGHVTGMTGDGVNDAPALRQAEVGIAVSTATDVAKSAASVVLTEAGLINIVTLVEQGRTIYQRILTWIINKISRTILKAAFVAIAFVVTGKFVVSAFAMLLLVFLTDFAKVSLSTDNVKPSKNPETWNIGGFITVSVVLGVAMVAETLFLLWVCWTRFNLASNNDTLYTFSFLMLLYFAIFSVVSARERSWFWATLPSKTFMSALTADAIVGTVLTFVGLKGLAPLPGWQMLAIFGYALVSCLILNDALKVAMIRWRVPNAASRQPAIAPAAPKGGI, from the coding sequence GTGAACCCAGATGCCGGGCTCACACATTCGGAGGTCGACTCACAGCGCAAGGAGCACGGCTACAACGAAGTAGCCGAAAGGAGAGGGCATCCGGCCCTGAGATTCCTGCGAAAATTCTGGGGTATCTCGGCATGGATGCTCGAGCTGATCATGATTTTATCCGCTGTACTCGGAAACTATACCGATCTTGCGGTTGTGGGCGCGCTACTGGTTGTCAACGCTGTACTGAGTTTTACTCAGGAACAGCGCGCCGCTGGCGTCGTCAAAACTCTGCAAAAGCGCTTGCAGGTCAACACCCGAGTGCTGCGCGACTCGAAGTGGCAGGTGATTCCCGCCCGAGAGCTGGTACCTGGCGACATTATCCGCGTGCGCCCAGGTGACATCATCCCAGCGGATCTAAAACTCCTCTCCGGCGCCATGAGCCTGGATCAGTCCGCGCTGACCGGCGAGTCGAAAGAGTCTGATAAAGCGCCCGGCGAAGTCCTCTCATCGGGATCTATCGTACGGCGTGGGGAAGGCAATGGCGTGGTGATTTTAACGGGCGCGCAAACCTATTTCGGTCGTACTACAGAACTCGTGCAGCAGGCGCGTCCGAAACTTCATATCGAAGCGGTCGTAACCAAGATCGTGCGCTGGCTGTTTGTCATTGTAGGCGTACTGCTCGGCGTGGTGCTCGCGCTATCGCTGATTCGCGGCGTACCGCTGCTCGAAATGATCCCTCTCCTGCTTGTCCTCTTGATGAGTGCGGTGCCGGTCGCCCTTCCCGTCATGTTCACGGTTAGCATGGCTTTCGGATCGAAGGAGCTGGCCCAGCGTGGAGTGCTGGTCACCCGGTTGAGTGCTACGGAAGATGCCGCCACGATGGACGTCCTTTGCGTGGACAAGACAGGCACAATCACGATGAATCAACTGGCTGTCACGGGCGTTATCCCGTTGAAACATGCGACGGAAGCCGATGTTTTGGTCTCGGGCGCGCTTGCGTCACAAGAGTCCAACCAAGATCCTATCGATCTCGCCTTTCTCGCAGCAGCTAAAGCGCATCATGTGTTCGACGGCCTTGTTGCCGGAACGCCCGTATCCTTTTCTCCATTCGATGCGAAAACTCGTCGGACGGAAGCCATTGTTGAGCAGAATGGACAGCGGGTGCGCGTAATGAAAGGCGCCGTGCGCACCATCTCAGAAGCCTGTGGACTCCAGCCGCTCGAGATCGAGACGTTGGACGCGCGTGTCAGCGTGTCAGCCGCAAAAGGCTTTCGCACGCTAGCGGTAGCGCGCGGCGCCGAGGATGGCGTCCCTGTCCTGCTTGGATTAGTGGAGTTGTACGATCCTCCGCGACCGGACGCCAGGCAGCTCATCGCGACTCTTCATGAGCTGGGAGTGCAGGTCAAGATGCTGACAGGGGACGCGCTCCCGGTGGCACTCGAGATCGGCAAGGGCGTCGGACTCACCCAGATCAGGCGCGTGGCGGATTTAAAGGCTGCGAGCGCACAAACCGGCGCCGTAGTCGACCTTTTCGCCGGTGCTGACGGCTTTGCCGAAGTATTCCCGGAAGACAAATATATCGTGGTAAAGCATCTTCAGGCCGCAGGCCACGTAACCGGGATGACGGGCGACGGCGTCAACGACGCTCCAGCTCTCCGTCAAGCTGAGGTTGGAATAGCTGTCAGCACCGCTACCGATGTCGCCAAGAGCGCCGCGAGCGTTGTTCTGACCGAGGCGGGGCTGATCAACATTGTCACGTTGGTAGAGCAGGGACGGACGATTTATCAACGTATCCTTACATGGATCATCAACAAGATCAGCCGTACGATCCTGAAGGCCGCGTTTGTGGCCATCGCATTCGTTGTAACAGGTAAGTTTGTGGTCTCCGCCTTTGCGATGCTGTTGCTGGTGTTCTTGACGGATTTCGCGAAAGTTTCCCTCTCCACAGACAACGTTAAGCCATCGAAGAACCCCGAGACGTGGAACATAGGCGGCTTCATCACCGTGTCGGTCGTTCTTGGCGTCGCGATGGTTGCCGAAACGCTTTTTCTTTTGTGGGTTTGCTGGACGAGATTCAATTTGGCAAGCAACAATGACACCCTCTACACGTTCAGCTTTCTTATGCTTCTCTACTTTGCCATATTCTCAGTCGTGTCGGCACGGGAGCGCAGTTGGTTTTGGGCTACCCTGCCGAGTAAGACCTTTATGTCAGCTTTAACAGCGGACGCCATTGTGGGCACAGTCCTGACGTTCGTAGGACTCAAGGGGCTCGCTCCTTTGCCCGGATGGCAGATGCTCGCGATATTCGGTTATGCGCTAGTCTCTTGTCTAATTCTGAACGACGCTTTGAAGGTCGCGATGATCAGATGGCGAGTTCCCAATGCAGCTTCAAGGCAACCAGCAATCGCGCCGGCAGCGCCGAAAGGCGGCATATGA
- a CDS encoding CrcB family protein, producing the protein MAIAISASLGGWLRSALGAKLKSSFPSMPAGTLVANLASGYFIGLSIGFWADSPLLFPRWHLAIITSFCIGLAIFSIASAGSASLNQKERFISAIGAISLHVVGVLAMAALGTLTFQWISDI; encoded by the coding sequence ATGGCCATCGCCATAAGCGCATCGCTAGGAGGCTGGTTACGCAGTGCTTTGGGGGCAAAGCTTAAGAGCTCGTTTCCAAGCATGCCCGCAGGAACGCTCGTGGCGAATTTGGCCAGCGGGTACTTCATTGGCCTGTCCATCGGCTTCTGGGCGGATTCGCCGCTTCTCTTCCCGCGATGGCACCTTGCGATCATCACCAGTTTTTGCATAGGACTTGCTATTTTCTCAATAGCGTCAGCAGGATCAGCCTCGTTAAACCAAAAGGAACGGTTCATTTCCGCAATTGGGGCTATCTCGCTTCATGTCGTAGGCGTGCTTGCTATGGCTGCGCTGGGAACACTCACGTTCCAGTGGATAAGTGACATCTAG
- the pstB gene encoding phosphate ABC transporter ATP-binding protein PstB, giving the protein MNSLDLTNERTKIRVRGLEFFYNNQRSLKSIDMDIPEKRITAIIGPSGCGKSTLLRVFNRIYSMYPKQEARGEVLLNGENILASGYSMNRLRSHVGMVFQKPVPFPMSIYDNVAYAVRHHESLSRHEMDARVEQALNGAALWDEVKDKLKQSAQGLSGGQQQRLCIARTIALRPQVLLLDEPTSALDPISTGRIEQLITELKQQYTVIIVTHNMQQAARVSDYTAFMFMGELIEHDLTDIIFTKPKIKQTEDYISGRFG; this is encoded by the coding sequence ATGAATAGCCTTGACCTTACCAACGAAAGAACTAAAATTCGCGTTCGTGGCCTAGAGTTTTTTTACAATAACCAACGTTCCCTGAAGTCCATCGACATGGATATTCCAGAGAAGCGCATCACTGCAATCATCGGGCCTTCAGGTTGTGGGAAGTCGACACTGCTGCGGGTATTTAACCGTATCTACTCCATGTACCCAAAGCAGGAAGCGCGCGGCGAGGTACTACTCAACGGGGAGAACATTCTCGCTTCTGGTTACTCGATGAATCGCCTACGCAGCCATGTCGGCATGGTATTCCAAAAACCGGTACCGTTTCCGATGTCAATCTACGACAACGTTGCCTATGCAGTACGTCACCATGAGTCGCTATCCCGTCATGAGATGGATGCACGTGTCGAACAAGCCTTAAATGGAGCCGCACTTTGGGACGAAGTAAAGGATAAACTCAAACAAAGCGCACAGGGTCTGTCTGGTGGTCAACAGCAGCGTCTGTGTATAGCGCGCACCATTGCTTTACGGCCACAGGTATTGCTCCTAGATGAACCGACTTCCGCTCTCGACCCGATTTCTACCGGACGCATAGAACAGTTGATTACGGAGTTGAAACAGCAATACACCGTCATCATCGTGACTCACAACATGCAGCAAGCCGCACGAGTATCAGACTACACCGCCTTTATGTTTATGGGTGAATTGATTGAACATGATTTGACCGACATTATTTTCACCAAGCCAAAAATCAAGCAAACGGAAGACTACATATCTGGCCGATTTGGATAA
- the pstA gene encoding phosphate ABC transporter permease PstA, protein MIGNERLYKIRTFKNRLAMVLSCGATAFGLIWLVWIMLTTVVNGFQALNFRLFTEMTPPPGTEGGLANAFYGSALMSAIALLIGTPIGLMAGIWLAEFARHSRLGTIVRFINDILLSAPSIVLGLFIYTGVILPLNMLTNHQVGFSAIAGALALALLVIPVVVRTTDEMLQLQPSTMREAALALGVPQWKLTLQIVLRAAKAGVVTGVLLALARITGETAPLLFTAFGNQFWSSNLLKPIASVPVVIFQYAMSPFEDWHSLAWAGALVLTLFVLILSLLSRLILLRNRLT, encoded by the coding sequence ATGATTGGCAATGAACGTCTTTACAAAATTCGTACATTCAAGAATCGGCTTGCGATGGTGCTGAGTTGTGGTGCCACAGCCTTCGGTTTGATTTGGTTGGTCTGGATTATGCTGACTACGGTGGTCAATGGATTTCAGGCGCTTAATTTCCGCCTCTTTACTGAGATGACGCCGCCACCTGGTACGGAAGGCGGTTTAGCAAATGCGTTCTACGGCAGTGCTCTGATGTCGGCCATCGCGTTGCTGATTGGCACACCCATTGGCCTCATGGCAGGGATCTGGCTAGCGGAGTTCGCACGACATTCGCGTCTAGGCACTATAGTCCGATTTATCAACGACATTCTGCTCTCGGCGCCCTCCATTGTGCTGGGGTTATTCATCTACACCGGCGTCATCCTGCCGCTGAACATGCTGACAAACCACCAAGTCGGTTTTTCTGCCATCGCCGGGGCTCTGGCATTGGCGCTATTGGTGATTCCGGTAGTGGTAAGAACAACTGACGAGATGCTTCAGTTGCAACCATCAACAATGCGAGAAGCGGCGCTGGCATTAGGCGTCCCGCAATGGAAGTTGACGTTGCAAATCGTATTGCGAGCGGCGAAAGCGGGTGTGGTTACCGGGGTACTTCTCGCGCTAGCCAGGATCACTGGTGAAACGGCGCCGCTACTGTTTACAGCATTCGGCAACCAGTTTTGGAGCAGCAATCTTCTTAAACCGATTGCCAGCGTGCCGGTGGTAATTTTCCAGTACGCCATGAGCCCATTCGAGGACTGGCACTCTCTGGCTTGGGCTGGAGCATTAGTGCTGACATTGTTTGTATTGATACTAAGTCTTCTGTCCCGCTTGATACTTTTGCGCAATAGGTTGACCTGA
- the pstC gene encoding phosphate ABC transporter permease subunit PstC, which produces MTIHISDATTDTRAARDQRHDLWFRRSMLGAALLVLLLLASIAASTLWGGSLALRTFGLDFLTSTEWDAVNNHFGALVPIYGTLMTSFLALLIAVPISFGIAMFLTEVAPPWLRMPIASSIELLAGIPSIIYGMWGLFVFGPFMAEHLSPWINDYLGELPLVGSLFQGPPLGIGMLTAGIVLAIMIMPFITSVMHEVFRSVPTTLKESAYALGSTTWEVVWDIVLPYTRSAVVGGVFLGLGRALGETMAVTFVLGNANQFSASLLMPSSSIASVIANEFSEAYTDLHRSALIALGFLLFIVTFIILALARLMLMRLSRKEGL; this is translated from the coding sequence ATGACCATTCACATTAGCGACGCGACGACTGATACGCGTGCCGCTCGCGATCAGCGTCATGATCTTTGGTTTAGACGTTCAATGCTGGGAGCTGCACTGTTGGTGCTGTTACTGCTGGCAAGCATCGCGGCTTCGACACTGTGGGGCGGTAGTCTTGCACTAAGAACCTTCGGCCTCGATTTTCTTACCAGCACGGAATGGGATGCTGTCAATAACCACTTCGGCGCTTTGGTGCCGATTTACGGCACTCTCATGACGTCTTTTCTGGCATTGCTTATAGCGGTGCCTATCAGTTTTGGCATTGCGATGTTTCTTACTGAAGTCGCGCCGCCTTGGCTGCGCATGCCAATTGCCTCATCCATCGAATTGTTGGCGGGAATCCCGTCAATTATCTATGGCATGTGGGGCCTGTTTGTTTTTGGGCCATTCATGGCAGAACATCTATCGCCCTGGATCAACGACTATCTGGGTGAGTTACCTTTGGTTGGTTCGCTATTTCAGGGCCCTCCATTAGGGATAGGCATGCTGACTGCCGGTATTGTTCTAGCCATCATGATCATGCCATTCATCACTTCAGTAATGCATGAGGTGTTTCGCAGTGTCCCGACAACCCTCAAGGAGTCTGCGTACGCATTAGGCAGTACCACTTGGGAGGTGGTCTGGGACATCGTTCTTCCCTACACACGGTCTGCGGTTGTTGGTGGTGTTTTTCTGGGGTTAGGACGGGCCTTGGGCGAGACAATGGCGGTGACCTTCGTGCTAGGTAATGCCAATCAGTTCTCGGCCTCATTACTGATGCCGAGCAGCTCCATAGCTTCGGTAATAGCCAACGAGTTCAGCGAGGCCTATACCGATCTGCACCGATCGGCATTAATCGCTCTGGGTTTCCTGCTGTTTATTGTCACCTTTATCATCTTGGCCTTAGCGCGACTCATGCTTATGCGACTGTCTCGCAAGGAGGGCCTATGA